The Deinococcus sp. AJ005 genome includes a window with the following:
- a CDS encoding alpha/beta fold hydrolase — protein MTQQIPEPRFCNIGTRTLAYDEIRPEHPQGNVLFLTGLGSNRLGWRGQLPVFGEKYRTFSIDHRDTGDSDTTDADYSTADQADDAAAFLRAMNAAPAHVVGISMGGFIALNLAVRWPELVQSLTLVSTSAGGASHVGPEEAGLDALRPDFSLSPGARARRTYGLIMAPGFLDAHPEASDAIAANADYRPLTPERYARQFRSTRTHDVTADLEKLLVPTMVVHGDADPLVRYENGQHLAAQIPGAEFITYPGTGHIPIVERAEEFNEAVLGFVAQH, from the coding sequence ATGACCCAGCAGATTCCCGAACCACGCTTTTGCAACATCGGCACGCGCACGCTGGCCTATGACGAGATCAGGCCCGAACATCCGCAGGGCAATGTCCTCTTCCTGACTGGGCTGGGCAGCAACCGCCTGGGCTGGCGCGGACAGCTCCCGGTCTTTGGGGAAAAGTACCGCACCTTCTCCATTGACCACCGCGACACGGGCGACAGTGACACAACGGATGCCGATTACTCCACCGCCGATCAGGCCGATGACGCCGCCGCCTTTCTGCGGGCCATGAACGCCGCGCCCGCGCATGTGGTGGGCATCAGCATGGGCGGGTTTATCGCCCTGAATCTGGCGGTGCGCTGGCCGGAACTGGTGCAGAGCCTGACGCTGGTTTCCACTTCGGCAGGCGGGGCAAGTCATGTGGGGCCAGAGGAAGCAGGCCTGGATGCCCTGCGTCCCGATTTCTCCTTGTCCCCTGGCGCACGCGCCCGCCGCACCTATGGCCTGATCATGGCCCCCGGTTTTCTGGACGCTCACCCGGAGGCTTCCGACGCGATTGCCGCCAATGCCGACTACCGTCCGCTGACGCCGGAGCGTTACGCCCGCCAGTTTCGCTCCACGCGCACGCATGACGTGACCGCTGACTTGGAAAAGCTGCTGGTGCCGACGATGGTGGTTCACGGTGACGCCGATCCGCTGGTGCGCTACGAGAATGGGCAGCACTTGGCCGCCCAGATTCCCGGCGCGGAGTTCATCACGTATCCTGGCACCGGGCATATTCCGATTGTGGAGCGGGCGGAGGAGTTCAACGAGGCGGTTCTGGGGTTTGTGGCTCAGCATTGA
- a CDS encoding diguanylate cyclase: MTDNDTADQHQAGQPRGPGVSGPDSSAPGQSGADSSAGTSALREELHALQVQATDPGNTAATRFLAYREAAYIALDLRDLKAAMEHALNCLVWARASGDGRSQVKAHVTLALAMMESYDDAGAQREFGVALTLAGAIADDRGVALVAINTSHFELERRNYHQATQPLLELLHSPSMGALLEPGAQQLWEIFHINFVVSASETLLAGTAGVSAAAHLPEIERQLAVSAALLAVRLEDRHTLNLLDTAALLDALTRHALWTGELTVARTLADEHVQLTSNADFPLLYGRALLDRSRVSAHIGDLENAILDAGRAVGYFHAAASELWEARSREQLAAIYARAGRYREAYETQQEVTRGVENLYRDYHQQRALVRQIAQQAREAEVRAEALAEAALRDPLTGAPNRTRAMQVLADLHTRARQDRPSAVALLDLDLFKRVNDTFGHLVGDAVLTGVTRLLSAELREQDLLARLGGEEFIVILPDVTAQQAETVCLQLRDSLQNASWETLAPGLITTGSFGVAVLDGGQDITSVLMNADRALYAAKAAGRNAVRVTAKHADITRKMQPYL, from the coding sequence ATGACGGATAACGACACGGCAGATCAGCATCAGGCGGGGCAGCCACGCGGCCCAGGGGTCAGCGGCCCAGATTCCAGCGCACCGGGCCAGAGCGGCGCAGACAGCAGCGCGGGAACCTCGGCGCTCCGGGAAGAGCTGCACGCCTTGCAGGTCCAGGCAACCGATCCTGGCAACACGGCGGCCACACGATTCCTGGCGTACCGCGAAGCGGCGTATATCGCTCTGGATCTCAGGGACCTCAAGGCAGCGATGGAGCATGCCCTGAACTGCCTGGTCTGGGCACGTGCCAGCGGGGACGGGCGTTCGCAGGTCAAGGCCCACGTGACGCTCGCGCTGGCCATGATGGAATCCTATGACGATGCGGGCGCGCAGCGTGAATTTGGGGTGGCACTCACGCTGGCAGGGGCGATTGCCGACGACCGTGGCGTGGCGCTGGTGGCGATCAACACCTCGCATTTCGAGCTGGAACGGCGCAACTACCACCAGGCCACCCAGCCGCTGCTGGAACTCCTGCACTCGCCGTCCATGGGGGCGCTGCTGGAACCCGGCGCACAGCAGCTCTGGGAGATCTTCCACATCAATTTCGTGGTCTCCGCCTCGGAAACCCTGCTGGCTGGCACCGCTGGCGTCAGCGCCGCAGCCCATCTGCCCGAAATCGAACGCCAACTGGCCGTTTCTGCCGCGCTGCTGGCCGTCAGACTGGAGGATCGGCACACCCTGAACCTGCTAGACACGGCGGCGCTGCTCGACGCCCTGACCCGGCACGCGCTGTGGACTGGTGAACTGACCGTCGCCCGCACGCTGGCCGACGAACACGTCCAGCTCACGAGCAACGCAGACTTTCCGCTGCTGTATGGCCGGGCACTGCTGGACCGCAGCCGCGTCTCCGCCCATATCGGGGATCTGGAAAACGCAATTCTGGATGCTGGGCGGGCCGTTGGCTATTTTCATGCGGCTGCCTCGGAATTGTGGGAGGCCCGCTCCAGGGAACAACTGGCCGCCATCTACGCCCGCGCGGGGCGTTACCGCGAGGCTTACGAGACCCAGCAGGAGGTGACCCGGGGGGTGGAAAACCTGTACCGGGATTACCACCAGCAGCGCGCCCTGGTCCGGCAGATCGCGCAGCAGGCGCGCGAGGCGGAGGTGCGCGCCGAGGCCCTGGCCGAGGCGGCGCTGCGCGACCCGCTGACCGGCGCACCCAACCGCACGCGGGCCATGCAGGTGCTGGCTGACCTGCATACTCGCGCCCGGCAGGACCGCCCGAGCGCAGTGGCCCTGCTCGACCTCGACCTGTTCAAGCGCGTGAACGACACGTTCGGACATCTGGTCGGGGACGCGGTGCTGACCGGGGTGACCCGCCTGCTCAGCGCCGAGTTGCGCGAACAGGACCTGCTGGCCCGTCTGGGCGGTGAGGAGTTCATCGTGATCCTGCCGGACGTGACGGCCCAGCAGGCGGAGACGGTCTGCCTACAGCTCCGCGACTCGCTGCAAAACGCGTCCTGGGAAACGCTGGCTCCTGGCCTGATAACCACAGGCAGTTTCGGGGTGGCCGTGCTGGATGGTGGACAGGACATCACCAGCGTCCTGATGAACGCTGACCGGGCGCTGTACGCCGCTAAGGCCGCTGGCAGAAACGCGGTCAGGGTGACGGCGAAACATGCTGACATCACCCGAAAAATGCAGCCCTACCTGTAA
- a CDS encoding MerR family transcriptional regulator, translating into MHYAELQLLTPDLTTVSGRLLYGPYSLRLLRDLIDLRSLGMPLDEARDMVTLRRATHDLAGNRRRDWKREDVPLSDERLQALQTRLRAINAAYERQADNLARLDRWLTKRFTGDE; encoded by the coding sequence ATGCATTACGCCGAGTTGCAACTGTTGACCCCCGATCTGACCACGGTGTCGGGGCGGCTGCTGTACGGGCCGTATTCGTTGCGCCTGCTGCGCGATCTGATTGACCTGCGCTCGCTGGGGATGCCCTTAGACGAGGCCCGTGACATGGTCACCCTGCGCCGCGCCACCCACGATCTGGCGGGCAACCGCCGCCGCGACTGGAAGCGTGAGGACGTGCCCCTGAGTGATGAGCGTTTGCAGGCCCTCCAAACCCGCCTGCGCGCCATCAACGCGGCGTATGAGCGGCAGGCGGACAATCTGGCCCGCCTGGACCGCTGGTTGACCAAACGGTTTACGGGCGACGAATAG
- the nagA gene encoding N-acetylglucosamine-6-phosphate deacetylase — MTTPLQLQTLSGQVLLPSGELTPARLEFGRQISAIVPDSTASTERLILPGFIDTHVHGGGGADAMDGPQAVRTLARFHASHGTTTLLPTTITNPWEKVLAALHGIRQVMDEGGVPGGADIVGAHLEGPFISPGRLGAQPPNTLEPTPELIAEVLALNVVRAVTIAPELPGALEASFAMARAGVRIGVGHTRADTETVTAFLNALNAVGASTCATHLYNAMGGIEGRIPGPPAALMADAHAYLEVILDNIHVHPGSFRLACAASQRVMLVTDAMRAAGLGDGISELGGQRVIVKDGQAHLENGSLAGSLLTMDMALRNAVQAGISLDGASRMLSEIPARSVGLSDRGMLEPGLRADLVVLDVDLNVLEVYVGGSRVNAEPQTPEPPR; from the coding sequence ATGACGACTCCTCTCCAACTTCAGACGCTCAGCGGACAGGTTTTGCTGCCCTCCGGCGAATTGACCCCGGCGCGGCTGGAATTTGGCCGCCAGATCAGCGCCATCGTGCCAGATTCCACAGCTTCCACCGAGCGCCTGATCCTGCCGGGTTTCATCGACACCCATGTCCACGGCGGCGGCGGCGCAGACGCGATGGACGGCCCGCAGGCGGTGCGGACACTGGCCCGCTTTCACGCCTCACACGGCACCACCACGCTGCTGCCCACCACCATCACCAATCCCTGGGAGAAGGTGCTGGCGGCCTTGCATGGCATCCGGCAGGTAATGGACGAGGGCGGCGTGCCGGGCGGGGCAGACATCGTGGGCGCGCATCTGGAGGGGCCATTCATCAGTCCGGGGCGGCTGGGCGCGCAGCCACCGAACACGCTGGAGCCGACACCAGAGCTGATCGCCGAGGTGCTGGCTTTGAACGTGGTGCGGGCTGTGACCATCGCACCGGAACTGCCGGGAGCACTAGAAGCCTCGTTCGCAATGGCGCGTGCAGGCGTGCGAATCGGCGTGGGCCACACGCGGGCAGATACCGAGACCGTGACGGCCTTCCTGAACGCCCTGAACGCGGTGGGGGCCAGCACCTGCGCCACCCACCTCTACAACGCGATGGGGGGCATTGAGGGCCGCATTCCTGGCCCACCCGCCGCGTTGATGGCCGACGCCCACGCTTACCTGGAAGTGATTCTGGACAACATCCACGTTCACCCTGGCAGTTTCCGGCTGGCCTGCGCCGCCTCGCAACGCGTCATGCTGGTCACCGATGCCATGCGCGCCGCTGGCCTGGGCGATGGCATCAGCGAACTGGGCGGGCAGCGCGTGATCGTCAAGGACGGACAGGCGCATCTGGAAAACGGCTCTTTGGCCGGAAGCCTGCTGACGATGGACATGGCACTGAGAAACGCAGTTCAAGCTGGAATCTCGCTGGACGGAGCCAGCCGGATGCTGAGCGAAATACCTGCCCGTTCAGTGGGCCTGAGTGACCGGGGAATGTTGGAGCCGGGCTTGCGCGCCGATCTGGTGGTGCTGGACGTCGACTTGAATGTTCTAGAGGTTTATGTGGGGGGCAGCAGGGTCAATGCTGAGCCACAAACCCCAGAACCGCCTCGTTGA
- a CDS encoding NADPH:quinone oxidoreductase family protein codes for MRALICQTFDQPETLTVQTQPDPTPSANEVVLEVKAAGVNYPDALMVMGQYQIKPPLPFVPGAEAAGIICAVGEGVKHLKVGQRAVAFTGLGAFASHLKADAATVMPLPDGMDFEVAATLPLAYGTTMHALVDRAQLKAGETLLVLGAAGGVGLAAVMIGKALGARVIAATGSDEKLQLAREHGADEGFNYATEDMRERLKTLTGGKGPDVIFDPVGDKFAEPAFRSIGWGGRYLVIGFAGGEIPKLPLNLPLLKGASLVGVFWGEFAKRDPAANARNLARLAGWVMDGTVKPLVSQRYSLEDGPQAMRDLLERRVTGKVVITP; via the coding sequence ATGCGCGCCCTGATCTGCCAGACCTTTGACCAGCCCGAAACCCTGACCGTCCAGACCCAGCCCGATCCCACGCCCAGCGCCAATGAAGTGGTGCTGGAAGTCAAGGCGGCAGGCGTGAATTACCCTGACGCGCTGATGGTCATGGGCCAGTATCAGATCAAGCCTCCATTACCCTTCGTGCCAGGAGCAGAGGCAGCAGGCATCATTTGCGCTGTTGGGGAAGGCGTCAAGCACCTGAAAGTCGGACAGCGGGCGGTGGCCTTCACCGGGCTAGGCGCGTTCGCCTCTCATCTGAAGGCAGACGCGGCGACGGTCATGCCGCTGCCGGACGGCATGGATTTTGAGGTGGCGGCCACGTTGCCCCTCGCCTACGGAACCACCATGCACGCACTGGTGGACCGCGCCCAACTCAAGGCAGGCGAGACCCTGCTGGTATTGGGCGCAGCGGGCGGCGTGGGACTGGCAGCGGTGATGATCGGCAAGGCGCTGGGCGCACGGGTGATCGCGGCGACGGGCAGCGACGAGAAGCTGCAATTAGCCCGCGAACACGGTGCGGACGAGGGTTTCAACTACGCCACCGAGGACATGCGCGAACGCCTTAAAACCCTGACGGGCGGCAAAGGGCCAGACGTGATCTTTGACCCGGTGGGCGATAAATTTGCCGAACCCGCCTTCCGCAGCATCGGCTGGGGCGGGCGTTATCTGGTGATCGGTTTCGCAGGGGGAGAGATTCCGAAGTTGCCCCTGAATCTGCCGCTGCTCAAAGGCGCGTCGCTGGTGGGCGTGTTCTGGGGCGAATTTGCCAAGCGTGATCCAGCAGCCAATGCTCGCAATCTGGCGCGGCTGGCAGGCTGGGTGATGGACGGGACGGTTAAACCTCTGGTCAGTCAGCGCTATTCGCTGGAGGATGGTCCACAGGCCATGCGCGATCTGCTGGAACGGCGCGTCACGGGTAAGGTGGTCATCACCCCTTGA
- a CDS encoding acyl-CoA dehydrogenase, with product MAPFLSKRDLRFQLFEVLDTAALPQRPRFADHSREVYEDVLNLAYNVADKYFASHARESDMNEPHVVDGKVQLLPAVKDAMRAFREAGFFSAHHDEELGGLQLPWVMTQAVQAHFQAANVGSSGYPFLTIGNANLQRVFASPEQQAKYMLPLVEGRWFGTMALSEPHAGSGLADITTTATPREDGTYSISGSKMWISGGEHELSENIVHLVLARIKGGAAGVKGISLFLVPRYRINDDGTPGESNNVVLAGLNHKMGYRGTTNTLLNFGEGGESVGELVGEAGQGLRQMFHMMNEARIGVGMGAVMLGYAGYLASLDYARERAQGRAASNKDPLSPAIAIIGHADVKRLLLRQKAFVEGGMALGLYASSLVDDLQTGPEEERADTSLLLDLLTPIVKSWPSKYSQEALSDAIQVMGGAGYTRDYPVEMYYRDNRLNPIHEGTEGIQGNDLLGRKLTQAGGRGLEVLMSHIEADLQASEELEGLDEIRAALKTALEQNQSALKVILGKAVDLGPDRFLANANSALEMLGHTVVGWMWLRQAAAAARALPDAKGDDANFYNGKLQAARFFATHELPKIKAHADLLASADSTTSEMQSEWF from the coding sequence ATGGCCCCCTTTCTGAGTAAACGAGACTTACGCTTTCAACTGTTTGAAGTGCTGGACACCGCCGCTCTGCCCCAGCGCCCCCGCTTCGCCGATCACAGCCGCGAGGTCTACGAGGACGTGCTGAATCTGGCCTATAACGTGGCCGACAAGTATTTCGCCAGCCACGCCCGCGAGTCCGACATGAACGAGCCGCATGTGGTGGACGGCAAGGTGCAGCTCTTGCCAGCGGTGAAAGACGCCATGCGTGCCTTCCGCGAGGCTGGATTCTTCAGCGCTCACCACGACGAGGAACTGGGCGGCTTGCAACTGCCGTGGGTGATGACCCAGGCCGTGCAGGCGCACTTTCAGGCGGCCAATGTGGGCAGCAGCGGCTACCCCTTCCTGACCATTGGCAACGCCAATTTGCAGCGGGTGTTCGCCTCTCCGGAGCAGCAGGCGAAGTACATGCTGCCGCTGGTGGAGGGCCGCTGGTTCGGCACGATGGCCCTCTCTGAGCCGCACGCCGGGTCCGGGCTGGCCGACATCACCACCACGGCCACGCCCCGTGAAGACGGCACCTACAGCATCAGCGGCAGCAAGATGTGGATTTCGGGCGGCGAACACGAATTGAGCGAGAACATCGTCCACCTCGTCCTGGCGCGGATTAAGGGTGGTGCAGCGGGCGTGAAGGGCATCAGCCTCTTCCTGGTGCCGCGCTACAGAATTAACGACGATGGTACGCCCGGCGAGAGCAATAACGTCGTGCTGGCGGGCCTGAACCACAAGATGGGCTACCGGGGAACCACCAACACGCTGCTCAATTTTGGTGAGGGCGGCGAGTCGGTGGGCGAACTGGTGGGCGAGGCTGGACAGGGCCTGCGCCAGATGTTCCACATGATGAACGAGGCGCGCATTGGCGTCGGCATGGGCGCGGTGATGCTGGGCTACGCCGGGTATCTGGCGAGTCTGGACTACGCCCGCGAACGCGCACAGGGCCGCGCCGCCAGCAATAAAGACCCCCTCAGCCCGGCTATTGCCATCATCGGCCACGCGGACGTGAAGCGGCTGTTGCTGCGGCAGAAAGCCTTCGTGGAGGGCGGGATGGCGCTGGGTCTGTACGCGTCCAGTCTGGTAGATGACCTGCAAACCGGGCCGGAAGAGGAACGCGCGGATACCTCGCTGCTGCTGGACCTGCTGACGCCTATCGTCAAATCCTGGCCCAGCAAGTACAGCCAGGAGGCGCTGAGTGACGCCATTCAGGTGATGGGCGGGGCCGGATACACCCGCGATTACCCGGTGGAGATGTACTACCGTGACAACCGCCTGAACCCCATCCATGAGGGAACCGAGGGCATCCAGGGCAACGATCTGCTGGGCCGCAAACTGACGCAGGCAGGCGGACGTGGACTGGAAGTGTTGATGTCGCATATTGAGGCCGATCTACAAGCCTCTGAAGAGTTGGAAGGGCTGGACGAGATTCGTGCCGCACTGAAAACCGCTCTGGAACAGAATCAGAGCGCGCTGAAAGTCATTCTCGGTAAAGCTGTGGACCTTGGCCCGGACCGCTTTCTGGCGAATGCCAACAGCGCCCTGGAAATGCTGGGCCATACCGTCGTCGGCTGGATGTGGCTGAGGCAGGCCGCCGCCGCTGCCCGCGCCTTGCCGGATGCTAAGGGGGATGACGCCAACTTCTACAACGGCAAGTTGCAGGCCGCCCGCTTCTTCGCCACCCATGAGTTGCCCAAGATCAAGGCGCACGCAGACCTGCTTGCCAGCGCCGATTCCACCACCTCAGAGATGCAATCGGAGTGGTTCTAA
- a CDS encoding replication initiator protein A, translated as MPDSFTSWTVDFHVEGRPARLSCDAIPKYGGVPHGLDGDISTALIDLYVEDGCPEDGTLHTTAYQILKRAGLHDSGRYYQNLRQTLFRLRTSTYTASEAWRDHRRGNWTTVTFNYLEALEFTSGDEDLGLSRSSTLKIRLASPITKSIRAQYTKPLDLEFLTSLDRPLTRALYRLLDARRYPPEDPREPLASFTVNLIDWAEACKIVDRRSNKIRSTLQGAHEELMERQYLSAVEYEGRGQKQELTYRFADLAGQEESTLPDSPLIMELEEYRVSGAVARRLIEEYGEKHVQERLSKFIRLLAGGFKARNRSALLVDIIRDSDDKYPEPDAPREKAKKKSSTSPSNMPTLVEATDEPQPLEAQVEAALKTLQFLLRERLSVSEYALLRMGMIVGQPDPQEVTRLASRAKVDGSLDAFTADLLQHLSHLQMAQPDTA; from the coding sequence GTGCCAGACAGCTTTACTTCATGGACCGTCGATTTTCATGTCGAGGGCCGGCCCGCCCGGCTGAGCTGCGACGCGATTCCCAAGTACGGCGGTGTGCCGCACGGGCTGGACGGTGACATCTCCACCGCGTTGATCGATCTGTACGTGGAGGACGGTTGTCCGGAAGACGGCACACTGCACACCACCGCCTACCAGATTCTGAAACGCGCTGGTCTGCACGATTCCGGGCGCTACTACCAGAACCTGCGTCAAACACTGTTCCGGCTGCGAACTTCTACCTACACCGCCTCGGAGGCGTGGCGGGACCACCGCCGGGGCAACTGGACCACAGTGACCTTCAACTACCTGGAAGCCCTGGAGTTCACCAGCGGGGATGAGGACCTGGGCCTGAGCCGCAGCAGCACCCTCAAGATCAGGCTGGCCTCGCCGATCACCAAATCCATCCGCGCCCAGTACACCAAGCCGCTGGATCTGGAATTTCTGACCAGTCTGGACCGCCCGCTGACCCGCGCCCTGTACCGCCTGCTGGACGCGCGGCGCTACCCGCCCGAGGACCCGCGTGAGCCGCTGGCATCTTTTACCGTCAACCTGATTGACTGGGCCGAGGCGTGCAAGATCGTGGACCGCCGCAGTAACAAGATTCGCTCCACCTTGCAGGGCGCGCATGAGGAACTGATGGAGCGGCAATACCTGAGCGCGGTGGAATACGAGGGCCGGGGGCAGAAGCAGGAACTGACCTACCGCTTCGCCGATCTGGCGGGCCAGGAGGAATCCACCCTGCCCGACAGCCCACTGATCATGGAGTTGGAGGAGTACCGGGTGTCCGGCGCGGTGGCCCGCAGGCTGATTGAGGAATACGGCGAGAAGCACGTGCAGGAGCGGCTTTCCAAGTTCATCCGGTTGCTCGCAGGCGGCTTCAAAGCCCGCAACCGCTCGGCGTTGCTGGTGGACATCATCCGCGATTCTGACGACAAGTACCCTGAACCGGATGCCCCCAGAGAGAAGGCGAAGAAAAAAAGCAGCACCTCACCCTCCAACATGCCCACGCTGGTGGAGGCCACCGACGAGCCTCAACCCCTGGAAGCGCAGGTGGAGGCGGCCCTCAAGACCCTGCAATTCCTGCTCCGCGAACGCCTGAGCGTCAGTGAGTACGCCCTGCTGCGTATGGGCATGATTGTCGGCCAGCCGGACCCGCAGGAAGTCACGCGGCTGGCCTCCAGAGCCAAGGTGGACGGCAGTTTGGACGCCTTCACTGCGGACTTGCTCCAGCACCTCAGTCATCTTCAAATGGCTCAACCTGATACGGCCTGA
- a CDS encoding HD domain-containing phosphohydrolase: MTIEIDLSAHLGQKPELDLQTVVLLAQSADDAFERCVNLALQKTRATTVVIVLHCAEFDELRVVAAAGQRAATATGRRLPRGQGLGWHVLATSAPYLVEEAFSHTDAHFVAGRPRSGMYLGVPLLDPEGQVLGVLSADTTDSDEVLGTADAGLLLLLGQAAGVAYSRWKALEDAQRSARQYQQLAYLSARLETLARPDDIAREALKMLLALSEFDIGAMMTVDEDGLAHLSMIQGEEAVANTIAADLSNVHEPRGLIAEIIAGNRSAAISDYHAHPDSPPELKRVRSILAAPLRNGTRIVGIIGLLKLDTPHLIPAELAALLDMVAARVDRAQERIATFEQMRQMREAALRAVGRVLEGRDGETFGHTDRVTALSLRLGQTLGLDDVQLQHLRWGAYLHDIGKVTLGDDILRKPGPLTPQERALMQKHVILGDHMLREEIFVPREVRAIVRSHHERWDGAGYPDGLSGEAIPLLARIFSVVDVYDALISKRPYKPAWTHAQALDELRRGAGSQFDPHALACFETLFGPDGDDHDG; encoded by the coding sequence ATGACCATCGAAATCGACCTGTCTGCCCATTTGGGCCAGAAACCTGAGCTGGACCTTCAGACCGTGGTGCTGCTGGCCCAATCGGCAGACGACGCGTTTGAACGTTGCGTGAACCTGGCGCTCCAAAAGACAAGGGCAACCACCGTGGTAATCGTGCTGCACTGTGCCGAGTTCGACGAGCTGCGGGTGGTGGCCGCCGCAGGACAGCGTGCGGCTACCGCCACCGGACGCCGCCTGCCCAGAGGCCAGGGCCTGGGCTGGCATGTGCTGGCGACCTCAGCCCCGTATCTGGTAGAGGAAGCCTTCAGTCACACGGACGCGCACTTTGTAGCGGGGCGGCCCCGCTCGGGCATGTACCTGGGTGTGCCGCTGCTGGACCCGGAGGGTCAGGTGCTGGGTGTGCTGTCTGCCGATACCACCGACAGCGACGAGGTGCTGGGCACGGCAGATGCGGGGCTGCTGCTGCTGTTGGGGCAAGCGGCGGGAGTGGCCTACAGCCGCTGGAAAGCACTTGAGGACGCGCAGCGCAGCGCCAGGCAGTATCAGCAGCTCGCGTACCTGTCCGCCCGGCTTGAAACCCTGGCGCGTCCTGACGACATTGCACGGGAGGCACTGAAGATGCTGCTGGCCCTGAGCGAATTCGATATTGGGGCCATGATGACGGTGGATGAAGACGGTCTGGCCCATCTGAGCATGATTCAGGGCGAGGAGGCCGTGGCCAACACCATCGCCGCAGACCTGAGCAATGTACACGAGCCACGCGGCCTGATTGCCGAGATCATCGCTGGCAACCGTAGTGCCGCGATATCGGATTACCACGCCCACCCGGATTCACCGCCGGAACTGAAGCGTGTGCGCTCCATCCTGGCTGCGCCGCTCCGCAATGGCACGCGCATCGTGGGGATCATCGGCCTCCTGAAACTGGACACGCCGCACCTGATCCCAGCGGAGCTGGCAGCGCTGCTGGACATGGTGGCGGCGCGGGTGGACCGGGCGCAGGAGCGGATCGCCACCTTCGAGCAGATGCGGCAGATGCGTGAGGCCGCCCTGCGCGCCGTGGGCCGCGTCCTGGAAGGACGGGACGGCGAGACCTTCGGACACACGGACCGCGTGACGGCGCTGTCCCTGCGCCTGGGACAGACACTGGGACTGGACGACGTGCAGTTGCAGCACCTGCGCTGGGGCGCGTACCTGCACGACATCGGCAAGGTGACGCTGGGCGACGACATTCTGCGGAAGCCGGGGCCACTGACCCCGCAGGAGCGTGCGCTGATGCAAAAACATGTGATCCTCGGCGATCACATGCTGCGTGAGGAGATCTTCGTGCCGCGCGAGGTGCGGGCCATCGTGCGCTCCCACCACGAACGCTGGGACGGCGCGGGCTACCCGGACGGCCTCAGCGGCGAGGCGATTCCCCTGCTGGCACGTATTTTCAGTGTTGTGGACGTCTATGACGCCCTGATCAGCAAACGCCCGTACAAACCCGCCTGGACCCATGCGCAGGCCCTGGACGAGTTGCGGCGGGGGGCCGGGAGTCAGTTCGATCCCCATGCGCTGGCCTGCTTCGAGACGTTGTTCGGCCCCGACGGAGACGACCATGACGGATAA